One Acidobacteriota bacterium genomic window, TCGAGGACGGTATTTTCTTTCAGGACCCTTCGCCCTGCTTTTACGTCTATCGTCAGCGGATGGGCGACCATGTTCAGGTTGGCCTTGCGGCAGGTGCATCGGTGGATGACTACGAGTCCGGTGTCATCAAGAAGCACGAGTTGACACGCGCCGACAAGGAGGACGACCGCACCCGGCACGTGGACATTCTCAATGCCCAGACAGGACCGGTTTTCCTCACCTACGCCGCTCGACCCGAGCTTGATGCGATGATGGAGAGTGCCATGAAGGCCGAACCGGCGTATGATTTCATTTCCGCGGATGGAATCGGGCACACCTTCTGGGTGGTCAGCGATCCGGTTTGGATCAGCCGTGTGCAGGAGCTTTTCAAAGAAATGCCTGCCCTTTACGTCGCCGACGGCCATCACCGCTCTGCCGCCGCTTGCCGGGTCCGACGGATGCGAAGAGAGAACAACCCGGGCCACAGGGGGGACGAAGAATATAACTTTTTTTACGCCATCATATTCCCGCACGATCAACTCTACATCATGGATTACAACCGCGTGGTGAAGGATCTCAACGGCTTGGAGCCCGGGGCCTTCATTGGCAAGGTAGGAGAGAAGTTCACGGTCGAGCCTGCTGAGCATGGGAAGCCCGGGAAGACGCACTGCTTCGGGATGTACCTTGGCGGGCGGTGGTATCGGTTGAGCGCCCGGGAAGGGACTTTCGACGCCGCCGATCCGGTTCGGAGCCTTGACGTGAGCATTCTTCAGGACAATCTGCTTGCGCCCATACTCGGGATCGGTGACCCGAGAAAGGACAAGCGGATCGATTTCGTCGGAGGTATCCGGGGGCTTGGTGAATTGGAGCGACTGGTGAATGAGGGTCGTGCGGCGGTCGCCTTTGCCCTCCACCACACCAGTGTGGCGGAGTTGATGGCCATCGCGGACGCCGGTCAGATCATGCCCCCGAAATCGACCTGGTTCGAACCCAAGTTGAAGGACGGGCTGGTTAACCATCTCCTCGACTGATCCGCAGGGAGAGCCCTGGTTCCAGGCTGGCGGAAAAGGACACTCAAACCAGTGAGAGAGATGAGTGTCCAGAAGGCACTCACCTCTTGGGATGACTGAGTGTCCTGTGGTTGGTTGCGGCTTGGCTTGAACTGGGTCGGCCTGCAGGTGACGATGGACCGGCCAGGAGGTCAGATGCGCATCGCCAAGGTTGTCGGCAACGTGGTTGCCACGGTTAAAGACCCCTCCCTGACCGGGAAGCGGATCCTCCTGATCAGGGAGATCGGTTCGGACGGTCAAATGAAAGGCGAGGCTTTTGCCGCTCTGGATGTGGCCGGCGTCGGCGCGGGGGAAACGGTCTTCTTCGTTTCGGCGCGGGAGGCGGCCTTCCCCTTTGAACCCGAAGAAGTTCCTGTCGATACCTGCATTCTCGGGGTTGTCGACCGGATCAACCGGTCATCCGAAGGCTGAAGAACCGTTGGATACAGACGGCCTCGAAACAAGTGGCATCGACCGCCGGGTGA contains:
- a CDS encoding EutN/CcmL family microcompartment protein: MRIAKVVGNVVATVKDPSLTGKRILLIREIGSDGQMKGEAFAALDVAGVGAGETVFFVSAREAAFPFEPEEVPVDTCILGVVDRINRSSEG
- a CDS encoding DUF1015 domain-containing protein; translation: MAIIRPFRGMRPKPEVVDRVAAPPYDVLSSEEARRMAEGNPLSFLHVGKPEIDLDPSISLYDERVYRKGAENFRRYLEDGIFFQDPSPCFYVYRQRMGDHVQVGLAAGASVDDYESGVIKKHELTRADKEDDRTRHVDILNAQTGPVFLTYAARPELDAMMESAMKAEPAYDFISADGIGHTFWVVSDPVWISRVQELFKEMPALYVADGHHRSAAACRVRRMRRENNPGHRGDEEYNFFYAIIFPHDQLYIMDYNRVVKDLNGLEPGAFIGKVGEKFTVEPAEHGKPGKTHCFGMYLGGRWYRLSAREGTFDAADPVRSLDVSILQDNLLAPILGIGDPRKDKRIDFVGGIRGLGELERLVNEGRAAVAFALHHTSVAELMAIADAGQIMPPKSTWFEPKLKDGLVNHLLD